From a region of the Onychomys torridus unplaced genomic scaffold, mOncTor1.1, whole genome shotgun sequence genome:
- the LOC118575383 gene encoding PRAME family member 12-like, whose product MSYQAPPTLLELAMKNLLSNEALAISVLQQLPTEFFPSLFKEAFKCRYMKILTAMVAVWPFACLPVGSMMKVSDVMILQAILSGVDIMLTDKAHFRRSKLRVLELRNVHNVFWDVWPGVEGLDCCKGTLSQKHTANGHFRYAVRRLLKVVTDFDLRSDLDEEQAYLLHWAQKRKGSVRLCCMKMSICVTPLDIIITVLKTFQPEYIEELELSTNWSLVTLSHFAPFFGQMRNLRRFHLARIYMNTNKAVNTLANKEEKCAARFISQIAKLNCLQHLSMNGVYFSSGHMKQLFRSVKSPLETLSISLCQVSQSDLKQVSQCQRFFHLKNLNLFGVALFNLCPSHLLFLVKNVGDTLQSLELEHCRMGDSHLRALLPALSQCLQLTRVNLYDNDLSMPILRELLQSMTNLSKLTEEFYPAPLECYAERGGILVEKFARLCPDLMDILRSKRQPKKVSFGTEFCPQCFQRCVYDQKTRLCRCFP is encoded by the exons ATGAGCTATCAGGCACCACCTACACTCCTGGAACTAGCAATGAAGAATCTGCTTAGCAATGAGGCTTTGGCCATCTCAGTTCTGCAGCAGCTCCCCACAGAGTTCTTCCCATCCCTGTTCAAGGAGGCCTTCAAGTGCAGATATATGAAGATACTGACAGCAATGGTGGCAGTATGGCCCTTTGCCTGCCTCCCTGTTGGATCAATGATGAAGGTCTCTGATGTGATGATATTGCAAGCTATACTAAGTGGTGTAGACATCATGTTGACAGACAAGGCTCACTTCAG AAGATCGAAGCTTCGAGTGCTGGAACTGAGAAATGTGCACAATGTCTTCTGGGATGTATGGCCTGGAGTAGAAGGTTTAGACTGCTGTAAAGGGACCCTGAGTCAGAAGCACACAGCGAATGGCCATTTTAGATATGCCGTGAGGCGGCTCCTGAAGGTGGTCACTGATTTTGACCTAAGATCCGACCTGGATGAAGAGCAGGCATACTTGTTGCACTGGGCCCAGAAGCGAAAAGGTTCTGTGAGGCTGTGCTGTATGAAGATGTCAATCTGTGTGACTCCTTTAGACATTATCATCACGGTCTTGAAAACTTTCCAGCCAGAATACATTGAGGAACTGGAACTATCCACAAACTGGTCTCTGGTCACACTGAGTCATTTTGCACCTTTCTTTGGACAGATGAGAAATTTGAGAAGATTCCATCTAGCACGCATTTACATGAACACCAACAAAGCTGTAAATACCTTGGCAAACAAGGAGGAGAAGTGTGCTGCCAGGTTCATTTCTCAGATCGCCAAACTCAACTGTCTGCAGCATCTCTCCATGAATGGTGTCTACTTTTCCAGTGGGCACATGAAACAATTGTTCAG aagcGTGAAGAGCCCTTTGGAGACTCTTTCCATCAGTCTCTGCCAGGTCTCCCAGTCAGACTTGAAACAAGTATCCCAGTGCCAGAGATTTTTCCACTTGAAGAACCTGAACCTCTTTGGTGTAGCATTATTTAACTTATGTCCATCACATCTGCTTTTTCTCGTCAAGAATGTAGGAGACACTTTGCAGAGCCTGGAGTTAGAGCACTGCAGGATGGGAGACTCTCATCTCAGAGCCCTCCTTCCAGCCCTGAGCCAATGCCTCCAGCTAACCAGGGTCAATTTATATGACAATGACTTATCCATGCCTATCCTGAGGGAACTTCTCCAAAGCATGACCAACCTAAGCAAGTTGACTGAGGAGTTCTACCCTGCTCCACTGGAATGCTATGCTGAAAGGGGTGGTATCCTAGTTGAAAAATTTGCCAGACTATGTCCTGATCTCATGGATATACTCAGATCCAAGAGACAGCCCAAGAAAGTGTCCTTTGGAACAGAATTCTGCCCTCAATGTTTTCAGCGCTGTGTCTATGACCAGAAGACCAGACTTTGTCGTTGTTTCCCATGA